From Pseudanabaena sp. PCC 6802, one genomic window encodes:
- a CDS encoding DUF3368 domain-containing protein encodes MIAVSDTSPINNLAAINQLHLLHQIYGTIIIPEAVYRELTDPNFPVAGATEVQTLDWIQTSVVRNRIVVATLVNELDIGEAEAIALALEVHADWVLIDERRGRLLAASLKLRYTGILGILVEAKSQGLIAKVKPLLDALSNEAGFWVAEPLYKHILQLVNEDNS; translated from the coding sequence GTGATTGCTGTCAGCGATACATCACCCATCAACAATCTTGCTGCAATTAATCAGCTTCACCTCTTACATCAAATTTATGGAACAATTATCATTCCTGAAGCAGTTTATCGAGAACTAACCGACCCTAATTTTCCCGTTGCAGGCGCAACAGAAGTACAAACTCTTGACTGGATTCAAACATCTGTTGTTCGCAATCGCATTGTCGTCGCAACACTGGTCAACGAACTCGATATTGGCGAAGCTGAGGCGATCGCTTTAGCACTTGAGGTTCACGCCGATTGGGTCTTGATTGATGAGCGGCGCGGTCGGCTATTAGCAGCTAGTCTCAAGCTTCGTTATACAGGTATCTTGGGGATTTTAGTCGAAGCAAAAAGCCAAGGTTTGATTGCTAAAGTCAAGCCTTTATTAGATGCTTTGAGCAACGAGGCTGGATTTTGGGTTGCAGAACCTTTGTACAAGCATATTTTACAACTTGTTAATGAAGATAACTCCTAG
- the proS gene encoding proline--tRNA ligase gives MRLSQMLWVTLREDPAEAEIKSHKLLLRAGYIRRITSGVYAYLPLMWRVLQKISSIVREEMNATGAQECLLPQLQPSELWQESGRWDTYTQAEGIMFALNDRLDRELGLGPTHEEVITAIARDTIRSYRQLPLHLYQMQTKFRDEIRPRFGLMRGREFIMKDGYSFHANTDSLKQTYNDMHHAYSNIFKRCGVEFRAVDADSGAIGGSGSQEFMVLADAGEDEVLYTEDGKYAANVEKAESLPPDAVPSPFKTYEKRHTPNTETIEKLCQVLKCQATQALKQVLYQATYDNGIIVLVLVSIRADREVNEVKLQNELVKLAADYKAKTVLALQVPDSEQQRQWAAKPLPVGYIAPDLSDDYIAKSKQIAPKFLRLVDRTAVDLKNFATGANETDYHVVGANWGKQFPLPDKVVDIRKARPGDRAVHDPNQLLQTARGIEVGHIFQLGTKYSAVMGATYTNEQGEDIPLVMGCYGLGVSRLAQAAIEQSHDADGMIWPIAIAPYHAIITVPNVKDEAQMAVAEQLYRTLNLAGIETLLDDRDERAGVKFKDADLVGIPFRIVTGRSIAEGKVELVKRATKETSNLAVDDVVDYLRNAIAKN, from the coding sequence ATGCGTCTATCTCAAATGCTATGGGTAACTCTGCGCGAAGATCCGGCAGAGGCGGAAATTAAAAGCCATAAACTGCTGCTGCGAGCAGGCTATATTCGTCGCATTACCAGCGGGGTCTATGCCTACTTGCCCTTAATGTGGCGAGTCCTCCAAAAAATTTCAAGCATTGTCAGAGAGGAGATGAACGCCACTGGAGCGCAGGAATGCTTGCTGCCGCAACTGCAACCCTCGGAACTCTGGCAAGAGTCGGGGCGGTGGGATACCTACACTCAAGCTGAGGGGATTATGTTTGCGCTGAACGATCGCCTCGATCGCGAGTTAGGCTTAGGCCCCACCCATGAAGAAGTGATTACCGCGATCGCCCGCGATACGATCCGCTCTTATCGGCAGTTACCATTGCACCTGTATCAGATGCAAACCAAGTTCAGAGACGAAATTAGGCCGCGATTTGGCTTGATGCGAGGGCGCGAGTTCATCATGAAGGATGGCTACTCGTTTCATGCGAATACGGATAGCCTGAAGCAGACCTACAACGACATGCACCATGCGTATAGCAATATATTTAAGCGTTGTGGCGTAGAGTTTCGGGCGGTAGATGCTGACTCCGGCGCGATCGGCGGTTCCGGCTCCCAGGAATTTATGGTGCTGGCGGATGCCGGGGAAGATGAGGTGCTTTATACCGAGGATGGCAAATATGCCGCTAATGTCGAGAAAGCAGAGTCTCTGCCCCCCGACGCGGTGCCGTCCCCCTTTAAAACCTACGAAAAACGCCATACGCCCAACACGGAGACGATTGAGAAACTGTGTCAGGTATTGAAATGTCAAGCAACCCAGGCATTGAAGCAGGTTTTGTATCAAGCAACCTACGACAACGGCATAATTGTGTTGGTACTGGTTAGCATTCGTGCCGATCGGGAAGTCAATGAAGTCAAACTGCAAAACGAACTGGTCAAACTAGCAGCGGACTACAAAGCGAAGACGGTGTTGGCTTTGCAAGTCCCAGATTCAGAGCAGCAACGGCAATGGGCAGCCAAGCCACTGCCTGTGGGGTACATCGCGCCCGATCTCTCTGATGACTACATCGCTAAGTCCAAGCAAATCGCGCCTAAATTCCTGCGCTTAGTCGATCGCACTGCTGTCGATCTCAAGAATTTCGCTACGGGTGCGAACGAAACCGACTATCACGTCGTCGGTGCCAACTGGGGCAAGCAGTTCCCTCTGCCCGACAAAGTAGTTGATATTAGAAAAGCTCGCCCTGGCGATCGCGCCGTACATGACCCCAACCAACTCCTGCAAACCGCACGGGGAATTGAAGTGGGGCATATTTTCCAACTGGGCACCAAATATTCGGCTGTTATGGGTGCCACCTATACCAACGAGCAGGGTGAAGATATCCCGTTAGTGATGGGTTGCTATGGTTTGGGCGTATCGCGCCTTGCTCAAGCGGCGATCGAACAGTCCCACGATGCCGATGGGATGATTTGGCCGATCGCGATCGCGCCGTATCACGCCATTATTACCGTCCCCAACGTGAAAGACGAGGCGCAGATGGCAGTGGCAGAGCAGCTTTATCGTACGCTCAACCTGGCAGGTATTGAAACCTTGCTCGACGATCGCGACGAAAGGGCAGGCGTTAAATTCAAAGATGCCGATCTGGTTGGGATTCCCTTCCGCATTGTCACGGGACGCAGTATTGCCGAGGGCAAAGTGGAGTTGGTCAAGCGGGCAACTAAGGAAACCTCTAACCTCGCTGTGGATGATGTAGTGGATTACCTGCGCAATGCGATCGCGAAAAATTGA
- a CDS encoding MAPEG family protein, whose amino-acid sequence MDINLLALPGLVTILALLLYYGLTIGVGIARYKYKIPAPAITGDENFERIFRAHQNTLEQLALFLPSLWLFSIFNNPVWGAAIGGVWVLGRIAYAWGYYVAAEKRALGNGVATLSMLTLLIGSAIAIAGKILVLINLKA is encoded by the coding sequence ATGGATATCAATTTACTAGCTTTACCCGGTCTTGTCACAATTCTGGCTTTGCTGCTCTACTACGGCCTCACGATCGGGGTTGGCATCGCTCGCTACAAATATAAAATCCCCGCGCCTGCCATTACTGGAGATGAAAATTTCGAGCGCATTTTCCGCGCCCACCAAAATACATTGGAGCAATTAGCTCTATTTCTGCCCAGCCTGTGGTTGTTTAGCATTTTTAACAATCCGGTCTGGGGTGCAGCCATTGGTGGGGTGTGGGTGTTAGGCCGCATTGCTTATGCTTGGGGCTATTACGTTGCTGCCGAAAAACGCGCGCTTGGCAACGGTGTGGCGACCCTGTCGATGCTGACCTTGTTAATTGGTAGCGCGATCGCGATCGCGGGCAAAATTCTAGTACTGATTAATTTGAAGGCGTAG
- a CDS encoding N-acetyltransferase: protein MASSGKFDGVDFSQINIELLTPELRQLGQGFRCARGEFVTYWKQGRIQREAEAHLCQCWIAKVEDALAGYITLLADKLEVENILLIQEGVKYRTFPAVKIGLLAVDRRTRGLGLRFMEWAIDYVIAEVVPVIGVRFITVDALYDFDVEPAYDASGFYEKLGFEFADPTECLPPVNPYRTMYLDLKPLMEALATEELNEDRL, encoded by the coding sequence ATGGCTAGTTCTGGTAAGTTTGATGGCGTTGACTTCTCTCAAATCAATATTGAATTGCTAACCCCTGAACTCCGACAACTTGGTCAGGGGTTTCGCTGTGCTAGGGGAGAGTTTGTCACCTATTGGAAACAGGGAAGAATTCAACGGGAAGCTGAGGCACATCTTTGTCAATGCTGGATTGCTAAAGTTGAGGATGCTCTAGCTGGTTACATTACACTTCTAGCAGACAAGTTAGAAGTTGAAAATATTCTATTGATTCAAGAAGGCGTGAAATATCGTACTTTCCCAGCCGTTAAGATCGGGCTGCTTGCTGTCGATCGTCGTACAAGAGGTCTTGGGTTAAGGTTTATGGAATGGGCGATCGATTACGTGATTGCCGAAGTAGTCCCTGTAATCGGGGTAAGATTTATCACTGTAGATGCACTTTACGATTTTGATGTCGAGCCAGCTTATGATGCATCTGGCTTCTATGAAAAATTGGGGTTTGAGTTCGCCGATCCTACCGAGTGTCTACCGCCCGTCAATCCATATCGCACAATGTATCTCGATCTGAAGCCGCTGATGGAAGCACTTGCTACAGAAGAATTGAATGAAGATCGGCTATAG
- a CDS encoding UPF0175 family protein, producing the protein MSIVVPDEILTTARMTEAEMRQEIAVMLFQKEKLTLAQASRFAGMHRVAFQHLLASRQIPVHYDVEDFEQDLQNLREMGRL; encoded by the coding sequence ATGAGCATTGTTGTCCCTGACGAAATTTTAACCACAGCCCGCATGACAGAGGCAGAAATGCGTCAGGAAATCGCTGTCATGCTCTTTCAGAAAGAGAAGCTTACCCTTGCCCAAGCCAGTCGATTTGCCGGAATGCACCGCGTTGCCTTTCAACATTTGCTTGCCAGCCGTCAAATTCCAGTACATTACGATGTGGAAGATTTCGAGCAGGACCTTCAAAATCTACGGGAGATGGGTAGATTGTGA